The following proteins are encoded in a genomic region of Solea senegalensis isolate Sse05_10M linkage group LG5, IFAPA_SoseM_1, whole genome shotgun sequence:
- the pes gene encoding pescadillo: MGGLQKKKFERGSATNYITRNRARKKLMLSLPDFRRLCILKGIYPHEPKHKKKVNKGSTAPRTFYLLKDIRFLLHEPIVGKFREYKIFVRKLKKAYGKTEWSAVERLKGNKPTYKLDHIIKERYPSFIDALRDIDDALCMCFLFSTFARTGKCHVQTIQLCKRLTVEWMNYVVAARALTKVFLSIKGIYYQAEVMGQLITWLVPYQFSHDHPTDVDYRVMATFTEFYTTLLGFVNFRLYHSLNLLYPPKLDSKAELELKEENEDDYAMNSECYIEKLSALSATLARVVSTAEEEEAQLDQFPVEGEDMERMEAREQEQRKQEVQKKLFEGLKFYLNREVPRESLAFVIRGFGGEVSWDKSAYIGSTYEVTDETITHQIVDRPNIDKQYINRYYIQPQWVYDCINSKIRLPVEDYFLGVTLPPHLSPFVEEKDGDYVPPEKMKIMALQRGEKPAQNQEDEEEEDEEEEEEEEDEEEEEDDNEEEEEEEAEEKNLKKMEDQRSQGKSLQVKVTPGKLKVENPARLEQEEKAEEKRLAIMMMKKKEKYLYDKIMFGKKRKVREANKLAAKRKAFDDSEKAKKKKARK, encoded by the exons ATGGGAGGTCTTCAGAAGAAAAAG TTCGAGAGGGGCTCTGCCACCAACTACATCACCAGGAATAGAGCTCGCAAGAAGTTAATGCTCAGTCTCCCAGACTTCAG GCGACTATGCATCCTCAAAGGCATCTACCCTCATGAGCCCAAGCACAAGAAGAAGGTTAACAAGGGCTCAACTGCTCCGAGGACCTTCTACCTGCTCAAAGACATCCGCTTTCTGCTGCATGAACCAATAGTTGGCAAGTTCAGAGAATACAAG ATATTTGTACGTAAACTAAAGAAGGCATATGGAAAAACAGAATGGTCTGCAGTGGAGAGACTGAAAGGAAACAAGCCCACTTACAAACTGGACCACATCATCAAAGAAAG GTACCCCTCCTTCATCGATGCCCTTCGTGATATCGATGATGCCCTCTGCATGTGCTTCCTCTTCTCCACCTTTGCTCGCACAGGAAAGTGCCATGTGCAGACAATCCAGCTGTGTAAACGCCTCACTGTGGAATGGATGAACTATGTGGTTGCAGCTCGTGCTCTCACAAAG GTATTCCTCTCCATCAAGGGAATATATTATCAAGCTGAGGTGATGGGGCAGCTCATTACATGGCTGGTGCCGTACCAGTTCTCCCATGAT CATCCAACAGATGTTGACTACAGAGTAATGGCCACTTTCACAGAGTTTTACACCACTCTGCTGGGCTTTGTCAACTTCAGACTATACCATTCCCTCAATCTGCTCTACCCTCCAAAG CTTGACAGTAAAGCCGAGCTGGAGCTGAAGGAAGAGAATGAGGATGACTATGCCATGAATTCAGAATGCTACATAGAG AAACTGTCAGCTCTGAGTGCCACTCTGGCAAGGGTGGTTTctactgcagaggaggaggaggctcaaCTTgaccagtttcctgttgaaggG GAGGACATGGAAAGGATGGAGGCAAGAGAACAGGAGCAGAGAAAGCAGGAAGTCCAGAAAAAGCTTTTTGAAGGCCTCAAGTTCTACTTGAACAGAGAAGTGCCCAGAGAGTCGCTGGCATTTGTCATCAG GGGTTTTGGTGGTGAGGTGTCCTGGGACAAGTCTGCGTACATTGGCAGCACGTATGAAGTGACAGATGAGACCATCACACATCAAATTGTTGACAGACCCAACATCGACAAACAATACATCAACAG GTACTATATCCAGCCCCAGTGGGTATATGACTGTATCAACTCCAAGATCCGCCTGCCAGTGGAGGACTACTTCCTCGGAGTGACTCTGCCGCCTCACCTCTCTCCGTTTGTCGAGGAGAAGGATGGTGACTACGTGCCCCCTGAGAAGATGAAGATCATGGCCCTGCAGCGAGGAGAAAAGCCAG cCCAAAAtcaggaggatgaagaagaggaggatgaagaagaagaagaagaagaggaggatgaagaagaggaggaagacgacaatgaagaggaggaggaggaagaagcagaggaaaagaATCTCAAGAAGATGGAAGATCAAAGATCTCAGGGCAAG TCACTGCAGGTTAAGGTGACACCTGGCAAATTGAAGGTAGAGAACCCAGCACGCctggagcaggaggaaaaagcAGAGGAGAAACGTCTTGCCatcatgatgatgaagaaaaaggaaaagtacCTCTATGACAAGATCATgtttggaaagaaaagaaaagtcagagag GCTAACA
- the p2rx2 gene encoding P2X purinoceptor 2, whose product MCEVFHKFIMGLRDFLKEYFLGFWDYETPKVMVVKNRTLGVIYRSVQFLVITYFIWYVFMSQKAYQESETRPESSVYTRMTGIAVHGEDILDTVEYARPPEGGDVISAILRREVTYDQRQGTCAEYFKVPRANCTKDSDCVRGEVDFDGHGRRTGRCVKYYNHTFKTCEIQTWCPVEEYAVVREPALVEAINFTVFIRNSIHFPRFKVLRGNIKDASNKRNMHKYLSRCHYDEEKEPYCPNFRLGYIAEKARENFSELCRTGGVIGVFINWKCNLDLDPSHCKPTYSFRRLDVRKDLDNSGYYYRFAKYYSKEGVESRTLIKAYGIRLDVIVHGHAGKFSPIPTIISTVTAMTSVGICTIICDWIMLTFIDKNEVYSDRKFDEVSKEPRVSIPTELSFITTFGSNHSDLSEGVPL is encoded by the exons ATGTGTGAGGTATTTCACAAGTTCATCATGGGATTACGAGACTTTCTAAAGGAGTATTTTCTTGGTTTCTGGGACTATGAGACACCCAAGGTAATGGTGGTTAAAAACAGAACTCTTGGAGTCATTTACAGAAGCGTTCAGTTTCTTGTGATCACCTACTTCATCTG GTACGTCTTCATGAGTCAGAAAGCATATCAGGAGAGTGAAACCCGGCCCGAGAGCTCTGTGTACACTCGCATGACAGGTATAGCAGTTCATGGTGAGGATATTCTGGACACTGTGGAGTACGCTCGACCCCCAGAG GGTGGTGATGTAATTAGTGCTATATTGAGACGAGAAGTCACATATGATCAGAGGCAAGGGACATGTGCAGAG TATTTCAAGGTTCCCCGAGCCAACTGTACAAAAGATTCTGACTGTGTTCGGGGTGAAGTTGACTTTGATGGTCATG gcAGAAGAACCGGCAGATGTGTTAAGTACTACAACCACACTTTCAAAACATGCGAGATCCAAACCTGGTGTCCAGTCGAGGAGTATGCTGTAGTACG TGAACCAGCTTTAGTGGAGGCCATCAACTTTACAGTGTTCATCAGGAACTCTATTCACTTCCCCAGATTCAAAGTACTCAG GGGAAATATCAAAGACGCCTCAAATAAACGCAACATGCACAAATACCTCAGTCGGTGTCACTATGATGAGGAGAAAGAGCCGTACTGTCCAAACTTTCGCCTGGGCTACATCGCAGAAAAGGCAAGAGAAAACTTCAGTGAGCTCTGCAGAACT ggAGGCGTGATAGGGGTTTTTATTAACTGGAAGTGTAACCTGGACTTGGATCCTTCACACTGTAAACCTACATATTCATTCCGTCGTCTCGACGTCAGAAAGGATCTGGACAATTCTGGATACTATTACAG ATTTGCCAAATACTACAGTAAGGAGGGAGTAGAGTCTCGGACATTAATAAAAGCCTACGGCATCAGACTGGATGTGATAGTTCACGGACAT GCTGGTAAATTCAGTCCCATCCCGACCATCATCAGCACAGTGACTGCTATGACTTCAGTCGGGATT TGCACCATCATCTGTGACTGGATTATGCTGACGTTTATCGACAAGAACGAAGTCTACAGTGACAGAAAGTTTGACGAA GTTAGCAAGGAGCCCAGAGTGTCCATTCCCACAGAACTCAGCTTCATAACCACTTTCGGCTCAAACCATTCAGACCTGTCAGAGGGTGTAccgctgtga